The Pseudonocardia broussonetiae DNA segment CGGGGTACCGGACGGACGAGGTCGCCGAGCGCCTCGCGTCGGGCAGGCGGTGGCAGGACGAGCCGTTCGACGACACCTCCGACGGCAGCCGGATCGACCCGCGCACCCTGACCATCGCCCTGGACCGGATGCTGCCCGCCGAGCGCGTCGTCGTGCCCGACGGCGGCAACTTCAACGGCTACCCCGCGATGTTCCTCGAGGTGCCCGACCACCGCGGCTACTGCCTGCCGCTGGCGTTCCAGTCCATCGGCATGGCCCTGGCCGCGGCGATCGGGGCGGCGGTGGCGACGCCCGACCGGCTCACCGTGGCCGGGATCGGCGACGGCGGGTTCATGATGTGCCTGGCGGAGCTCGACACCGCCGTCCGCCTCGGCCTCCCGCTCGTCGTCGTCGTGTACGACGACGCGGCGTACGGCGCCGAGGTCCACCACTTCCCCGGGTTCCCCCTGGACACCGTGGTGTTCCCGGACACCGACATCGCCGCGATCGCCCGCGGTTTCGGGTGCACCGGGGTCACGGTGCGCGCGGAGGAGGACCTCGGCCCGGTCCGGTCGTGGCTCGACGGGCCGCGGACCACACCGCTCGTCGTCGACGCCAAGATCAGCAGCTTCCCGTCCTGGGTGCTGGCGCACTCGTTCAGCGACGAGGACTAGACCGGCCGACGGCCGACCTCACAGCAGGACGACGACCGCGAGGAGGCCGGCCAGTGCGACGGTCTGGAGGACGGCGCGGGGCGTGATCACGCCGTCCCAGCGCCGCTGGAGCTCGGCGGTGTCGGCGGGCACCGTGCGGGTGGCGGCCGCGGCGCGGAGCCGCTTGTTGATCGGCGCGCTGATGCGCAGGTAGATCACGAGCCAGGCGATCAGGGCGACGAGGGCCGCGGCACCGGCGAGGCGCGCCGGGCCGGTGCCCGCGGTGGCGGTGGCGGCCGCGGCGGCGACGATGGACAGCACGCCGGGCACCGGGAGCCGGCGGTCGCCGAACTCGTGGATCCGGCCGAGCAGGTCGGCCACCGAGGAGTCGGCCGCGCCGGCGGCGGCGGGCCGCACGACCAGCGCGCAGAACAGGTCGGTGCCGTAGATGACGGCGGTGCTGAGGACGCCGACGAGTGCGGCGACGAGCGCGAACGTGGTCATGGCGGTGGTGTTCCTCGCGTGGGGGGTGGGGGCGGCGCGTCGTCGGACCGGAGGCGGGCGAGGCCGTCGGTCAGCGCGTCGTCGAGCAGGGCGTGCAGGCCGTCGCCGTCGGCGACGACGCGGC contains these protein-coding regions:
- a CDS encoding DUF1772 domain-containing protein — protein: MTTFALVAALVGVLSTAVIYGTDLFCALVVRPAAAGAADSSVADLLGRIHEFGDRRLPVPGVLSIVAAAAATATAGTGPARLAGAAALVALIAWLVIYLRISAPINKRLRAAAATRTVPADTAELQRRWDGVITPRAVLQTVALAGLLAVVVLL